TGCGCGGCTGTGCTCTGCACAAGCCATCAATCTTTCATTGCGAGGGCTCACCACAGGGCCAAGATTTTCGGCAGAAAGACGCACAGGCCGATCACCAGCGCAGCCATGGCACCCACCAGCACTCCCCCGGCAGAGAGATCCTTGACCTTGGCAATCGCCTCACTGCGTTGCGGACTCACCAAATCGGCGAGGCGCTCCACTGCCGTGTTGATCAGCTCTAACCCGAAGACTAAGCCGATGGCAAAGGTAACCGCCAGCCATTCGCTGATCGAGATGCGGAACAGCACTCCTGCCACAATGACCCCGACCGCAGCCACCAGGTGAATGCGCGCGTTGTGCTCTTCGCGCAGCACGGTGGCCAAGCCGCGAAAAGCGAAGCGAAAGCTCTCTCCCCTCTGTCGCAGGGAAAATGGGGTTTGGTTCATGGACATTCCTCAACAGCCAATGTAGCCGATCCGGGTGCTCACCAACCTGTTCACGGATGTCGCGGTCGTAGCCCATGACCAAGACTCGGCAGCCGTGAGCACGCAGCTCCTTGCGGAGTTCTCCATCTATCGCTTAGCACCGGATCTTCGTGCGCGGAATGAAGGTGAAGTCCTCCAGTACCATGATCCTGTCCTCGCCGG
Above is a genomic segment from Calditrichota bacterium containing:
- a CDS encoding diacylglycerol kinase family protein, which translates into the protein MNQTPFSLRQRGESFRFAFRGLATVLREEHNARIHLVAAVGVIVAGVLFRISISEWLAVTFAIGLVFGLELINTAVERLADLVSPQRSEAIAKVKDLSAGGVLVGAMAALVIGLCVFLPKILALW